In Pseudosulfitobacter pseudonitzschiae, the sequence ACAGCCGCCCTGGCTGGTCGTAATAGGCTTTCCGCTCTTTGCCGCCATGCAGAGCCGCGCGGCAACTTTTCAGGCGGTCAACCCGCCGTCCACACGCAGATCAACGCCCGTGATATAATTTGCTTCGTCCGAGGCCAAAAACAATGTGGCGTTCGCGATGTCCCAAGCGGTTCCCTGACGACCCATCGGTACCATTGCAGCGCGCTGCGCAGCCAGTGTTTCTGGCGAGGTTTCCTTGTCCACATAGGCATTCACATGCGGCGTCGCGATCATCCCGGGAAGGATCGAATTTGCGCGTATCCCATATTGAGCATTTTCACGCGCAACCGAACGGGCCAGACGGACCAGTGCCGCCTTCGAGACCTCGTAAGAGACATAGCTGTAAGGCGCGGAATAGACAGCAGCTAGAGACGAGACATAGATGATTGCACCCCCGTTCTGCGCGCGCATCGCTGGCAACACTGCACGGGTCAGGCGCATGGCCGCCGTCAGGTTTATTTCAAAAATCTGATCCCAGCTTGCATCGCTGGTTTCCAGAACACCGCCCCGCTGACTGATCCCCACGTTATAATCCAGAACGTCGACACCGCCCCAATGGGCCTGCATCGCGTTCATTACGATTTCTCCCGCCGCTTTGTCGGTCACATCGGCGCATAAAACCTGCGCCTCTCCACCCTCGGCCCGGATCAACTCGGCGGTTTCTGATGCTGCAGCTTCCTTGCGGTCGACGCACAGCACCCTTGCTCCTTCACGGGCAAGCCGCACTGCCGCAGCTTTTTCATTGCCCCAGCCTTTGCCTACGGACCCCGCGCCAATAACAGCAACGCGCTTGTCTTTCATTCGTTTCATAACTCAATTTCCAAGCAAGACATTTGGCAGCCACAAGACAATAGCTGGTTGCCAGACAAACAACGCCAATGCGCAAAGCTGGATCAACACAAAAGGAATAATGCCGCGATAGATTTCCGCCATCGAAACATGCGCACCGCCCGCACCCTTCAGATAGAACAGGG encodes:
- a CDS encoding SDR family NAD(P)-dependent oxidoreductase, whose product is MKRMKDKRVAVIGAGSVGKGWGNEKAAAVRLAREGARVLCVDRKEAAASETAELIRAEGGEAQVLCADVTDKAAGEIVMNAMQAHWGGVDVLDYNVGISQRGGVLETSDASWDQIFEINLTAAMRLTRAVLPAMRAQNGGAIIYVSSLAAVYSAPYSYVSYEVSKAALVRLARSVARENAQYGIRANSILPGMIATPHVNAYVDKETSPETLAAQRAAMVPMGRQGTAWDIANATLFLASDEANYITGVDLRVDGGLTA